The nucleotide window ACCGGCACGCCGCTTTCCGCCGACTCGCTCGATACGCTCGCCGACAAGCTGCCGCTCGACCGCGCGGCCTGCCGGCGCACGCTCGAGGCCTACAACGCGGCGGTGACCGACGGGCGCTTCGATCCCACCGTGCGCGACGGGCTCGCCACGCGCGGGCTGCCGCTGCCGAAGTCGAACTGGGCCCAGCGGCTCGACGCCCCGCCCTACGTGGCCTACCCGGTGACCGGCGGCATCACGTTCACGTTCGGCGGCGTGCGCGTGAACGATCGCGCCCAGGTGCTCAGCACGAGCTTCACACCCATCCCCGGGCTCTACGCCTGCGGCGAGATGGTGGGCGGGCTCTTCCACGGCAACTATCCCGGGGGCACCGGACTGATGTCCGGCGCCGTCTTCGGCCGCCTCGCCGGAGCGCAGGCCGCCGGCCAGTAGGGCCGGCGGCGCGCCGAGAGCCTCGCCGCGCCTCAGGCGATACGGCGCGCGGAGACCAGCGCGTCGATCGCGGCGCGCCCCGGGGGCGCCTCCGCGACGGCGCGGCGCACGCGCTCGGCCCGCACGACCTCGAGCCCGTCGATCTCGGCGACCACGTCGGCCGGGGTGAAGAGCACGTCGGCCTGCGTGGGCCCGGCCCAGCCCTCGGTGAGATTCAGCAGGTCGTGCCCCACCACGAGCAGCGTGCCGCCCGGACGCACCGCGGCCGCGGCATGAGCCAGCGCGCTCCGGCGCTCGACCGCCGGGAGCTGCAGGTACAGCACGCACACGAGGTCGAACGCGCGGGCCGGCGGCGTCCAGGCCGCCGCATCGGCCTCGATCCACTCCACCGCGACGCCCTCGTCCGACGCGAGCGCGCGGGCCATTCGCAGTGCGGCCTCGGAGAAATCGACCGCGGTGACGCGCCAGCCACGGTGGGCCAGCCACACCGCGTTGCGCCCCGTCCCGCACGCCAGGTCGAGCGCGGAGCCGGGCGCGAGGCCGTCGACCGCCGCGACGAGGAGCTCGCTCGGCGCCGGGCTCGGCTGCGCCCGCTCCTCGCTCCAGCGCCGGTTCCACCGCGCGCGCGACGCGTCGGATGACGTCGCCTTCGGCAGACCGCGTCCGCCCGGGTGGCTCACCGTCGCCTCACTCGGCCAGCGCCTCGATCGCGCGCACCTCGTCCGGCGAGAGCGACAGCGCGCGGCTGGCCAGATCCTGCGTCATGTGGGCGGCGCTGGACGTGCCGGTGATCGGCAGCATGCCGACCGCCAGGGCGAAACGGAAGACGACCTGGGCCGGGCTGGCGCCCTCGCGCGCGGCGATGTCGGCCACCAGCGGGTCGGCCAGCACCGGCCGGTTCGCGGTGAGCAGCGAGAAACCCTGATAGACGATGTGCCGCTCGGCGCAGAAGGCGCGCACCTCGCGGTCCCAGCCGTCGCGGGCGAAGCACCGGTTCTGCACGAAGGCGGGCGCCTCCGCGCCGGAGCCCACCATCTGCTCGAGCTGCTCGAGCGAGACGTTACTCACGCCGAGCAGCCGGGTCCGGCCGGCATCGCGCTCGCGCACCATCGCGCTCCAGACCTCGGCGTCGTATTCCGTCCAGTCGTGGAGCGACGCCGGCCCGTGCAGCACGTAGCTGTCCACGTGATCGGTGCCCAGGTGCTCGAGCGAGCTGGCCATGGACTGCGCCACCTGGGTGGAGAGATCGGCCTGCGCGTCGTACGGCAGGCGATGATCCTGGCCGGGCGGGTACGTGTACTTGGTCTGCAGGAACAGGTCGTCGCGGGTGACCACGCCCTCGCGATACGCCGCGGCGAGGCCCTGGCCGACCGCGGCCTCGAAGTAGTGCCGGCGCTGGTTGGCGGTGTCGATGCCGCGGAAGCCCGTGCGCAGCGCCAGCTCGACGAGGCCCTGCGTGCGCTCCTCCTTCCAGGCGGTGCCGTAGAGGAACTCGGGGACGGACGGTGCCGGCATGCGCGCATTCTGCCACGGCCGGGCCCTCCGAGTCGCGGATCGCGCCTTGCCAATCCCGGGCGGCCGGCGCAGAATCACCCGCGGTTGCCGGCGCCGGCGCACGGCCGCTCGACCACAGACCGACGGCGCACCAAGGAGACGTGACATGGCCGACCGCGGCATCGACGTCGTACGCGCGCACCTCGCCAAGCTGCCCCCATCCGAGACGCTGACCACCGCGGAGCGCCGCACGCAGTACGAGCGCGCCGAGAAAGTCTTCCCCACCCCGGCAGAGGTGAAGATCGAGCGCGTGAGCGCGCCCGCCGCGCCGGCCGAGTGGCTGCGCCCGCCGTCCGCGGTGGCCGGCCGCGTGGTCCTCTATCTCCATGGCGGCGGCTACGTCATCGGCTCGCCGCGCTCGCACCGTCACCTGGCCGCGGCGATCGCGAGCGCGGGCGCTGCGAATGCGCTGCTCCTGGACTACCGGCTCGCGCCGGAGCATCCGTTCCCGACCGCGGTGGACGACGCGGTGGCCGCCTATCGCTGGCTGCTGGACCAGGGCATCGCGGCCTCACACATCGTGATCGCCGGCGATTCGGCGGGCGGAGGGCTCACGGTGGCCACGCTGCTGGCGCTGCGCGACGTCGCGGTGCCGCTGCCCGCGGGCGGCGTGTGCATCTCGCCCTGGGTCGATCTCACCTGCAGCGCCGCCAGCTATCGCACGAAGGCCGAGGCCGATCCGATCGTGAAGAGCGGCCCCATCGAGGAGATGGCGCGCGCCTATCTGGGCGATCGGGACCGAAGGACTCCTCTGGCCTCTCCCCTGTTCGCCGACCTGCGCGGCCTCCCGCCGCTGCTGATCCACGTGGGCAGCGACGAGGTGTTGCTG belongs to Candidatus Methylomirabilota bacterium and includes:
- a CDS encoding class I SAM-dependent methyltransferase, translated to MSHPGGRGLPKATSSDASRARWNRRWSEERAQPSPAPSELLVAAVDGLAPGSALDLACGTGRNAVWLAHRGWRVTAVDFSEAALRMARALASDEGVAVEWIEADAAAWTPPARAFDLVCVLYLQLPAVERRSALAHAAAAVRPGGTLLVVGHDLLNLTEGWAGPTQADVLFTPADVVAEIDGLEVVRAERVRRAVAEAPPGRAAIDALVSARRIA
- a CDS encoding alpha/beta hydrolase gives rise to the protein MADRGIDVVRAHLAKLPPSETLTTAERRTQYERAEKVFPTPAEVKIERVSAPAAPAEWLRPPSAVAGRVVLYLHGGGYVIGSPRSHRHLAAAIASAGAANALLLDYRLAPEHPFPTAVDDAVAAYRWLLDQGIAASHIVIAGDSAGGGLTVATLLALRDVAVPLPAGGVCISPWVDLTCSAASYRTKAEADPIVKSGPIEEMARAYLGDRDRRTPLASPLFADLRGLPPLLIHVGSDEVLLDDAVQLSERAKQAGVTATLEVWDRMIHVWHWFLPMLEEAESAVSGIGRFVRSRT
- a CDS encoding aldo/keto reductase, with translation MPAPSVPEFLYGTAWKEERTQGLVELALRTGFRGIDTANQRRHYFEAAVGQGLAAAYREGVVTRDDLFLQTKYTYPPGQDHRLPYDAQADLSTQVAQSMASSLEHLGTDHVDSYVLHGPASLHDWTEYDAEVWSAMVRERDAGRTRLLGVSNVSLEQLEQMVGSGAEAPAFVQNRCFARDGWDREVRAFCAERHIVYQGFSLLTANRPVLADPLVADIAAREGASPAQVVFRFALAVGMLPITGTSSAAHMTQDLASRALSLSPDEVRAIEALAE